The Echinicola jeungdonensis genome segment AAAAATCGAAATTAAGATCTCGGGCATCCCAATTAGTCATCGCACCCAAATACCAATTTTCCCCATTCCTTCGAACCATTTGAGCCATCTCACCTACCTTTCCATCCAAAGCAATCGTTTCATCCCAAACGGTTGGAATTTGGGCAATCACTTCCACGGTCTGAGAATCCTTCAAATAGGCAGAGGGAGAGTCACAGAGCATTTGAAGTGGGCTTTCATACAAAACATACATGGCTGCCTGGTGAGCCCTGGTCCCCTGACTCATAGGCCGTTCAAATCTCGGAGTAAAATTCTCCTTTTGGGCATTGCTCATGGCCCCAGGTGTATAATCCATTGGCCCTACAGCCATTCTGATAAAGGGCAGGGTCAAATTATGTTCTGGGGTAACCAGTTTCCCCCATTTATGGTTTTCACTTCCCTTTACCCCTTCATAACTCACCACATTGGGATAAGCTCTTCTTAATCCTGAAGGTTTAAATGCCCCATGATAATCCACCAATAGGTTTCTTTTCCCAGCTTCCCTGGCAATTTTAGTATAAGAATTGACCATATATTGATCTGCCCGTTGCATAAAGTCCACTTTGATGCCTTTGGCTCCCCAATCACTGTAAGTTTGTAGGATATTTTCCAAATCTGCATCCAAAGGAACCCAAAGACACCATAAAATTATCCCTACTCCTTTTTCTTTTCCGTAAGCAATAATTTCATGAACATCCATTTCGGGATTGAATTCCGTAATTTCGGTTGTGGATTTGGTCCATCCTTCATCCAGAATAACATATTCCAAACCATACTGGGCAGCAAAATCTATATAATATTTATAGGTAACGGTATTCAGTCCGGATTCAAAATCCACGCCGAAAATGTTATTGGCATTGTACCAGTCCCAGGCTACTTTGCCTGGTTTGATCCAATCGGTTTTTTCCAATTTCAAGGGTCGGGAAAGTTTAAAAACCATATCATTTTCCAGGAATGCTTTATCCTCCTTGTCGATCATAAAAAATCTCCAGGGGAAGCTTCTTTCCCCTTGAGTGGCTGCAATATAATTGGCCTCCTTGGTGATGTTCACACTCCGGTCCTCCTCAGAAGGTTTTGGTTGGGTTTCTAAAACTACTTTGGGAAAAATCGCTTGAAAGGCCTGTCCCTCCCCTTTTTTCAAAAACAAATTGGGATAGTCATAAAGATCTGCTTCTGAAAACAGTACTTTAAACTCCTCTTCTTTTCCAAACATAACAGGAAGGGAACAAAATGCTCCATTTTCTA includes the following:
- a CDS encoding glycoside hydrolase family 97 protein yields the protein MKKGILPIVLYFMVFSVHAEQVFNLTSKDQQTVLTVEVGEEISWSVKKYGQNVIKKAVIGLEIENQKLGWNSKLKDYHENEMEETLAPVVPLKQSKVNNSYKSLELKFEDRFSIQFRVYNEGVAYRFLTQIPNEINVHAERMDLTFPEGSHSFFPQEEGMYSHYEREYFKMDIDEIENGAFCSLPVMFGKEEEFKVLFSEADLYDYPNLFLKKGEGQAFQAIFPKVVLETQPKPSEEDRSVNITKEANYIAATQGERSFPWRFFMIDKEDKAFLENDMVFKLSRPLKLEKTDWIKPGKVAWDWYNANNIFGVDFESGLNTVTYKYYIDFAAQYGLEYVILDEGWTKSTTEITEFNPEMDVHEIIAYGKEKGVGIILWCLWVPLDADLENILQTYSDWGAKGIKVDFMQRADQYMVNSYTKIAREAGKRNLLVDYHGAFKPSGLRRAYPNVVSYEGVKGSENHKWGKLVTPEHNLTLPFIRMAVGPMDYTPGAMSNAQKENFTPRFERPMSQGTRAHQAAMYVLYESPLQMLCDSPSAYLKDSQTVEVIAQIPTVWDETIALDGKVGEMAQMVRRNGENWYLGAMTNWDARDLNFDFSFLPEGTYELTLLRDGKNAHRYAEDYVVEKMEVGPDSQLEVHLAPGGGCVGILKKK